Proteins from one Candidatus Methylacidiphilales bacterium genomic window:
- a CDS encoding GatB/YqeY domain-containing protein encodes MELRLKIQIQTDCNNAIKQKRKEVVDTLRLLLSAIKQFEVDTREPAKDSVITSIITKQIKQRKESIELFNKAGRTDLVTKEQTEMDILQTYLPEPLLEAEVVQLVIQAIATSQASSVRDMGKVMAMVKPQIEGRFDLAKASQIIKEKLP; translated from the coding sequence ATGGAGCTCCGACTTAAAATTCAAATTCAAACCGACTGTAATAACGCGATTAAACAAAAGCGTAAGGAGGTCGTTGATACCCTTCGTCTGTTGTTATCTGCAATTAAACAATTTGAAGTTGATACTCGGGAGCCTGCTAAAGACTCCGTGATTACCTCAATAATTACTAAACAGATCAAACAACGCAAAGAAAGTATTGAGCTATTTAACAAGGCTGGAAGAACAGATCTAGTCACAAAAGAACAAACAGAGATGGATATCTTACAAACCTATTTACCTGAACCATTGCTTGAAGCAGAGGTTGTTCAGCTCGTCATTCAAGCGATTGCGACTAGCCAGGCATCCTCAGTACGGGATATGGGTAAAGTCATGGCTATGGTTAAGCCACAAATTGAAGGTAGGTTTGACCTCGCCAAAGCCTCTCAAATAATCAAAGAGAAATTACCTTAA
- the rpsU gene encoding 30S ribosomal protein S21, with the protein MPIIKIKETESFEYALRRFKRLCEKVGIVNELKKRKYYEKPTTERKRKKLAAIKRSQRKPRIPEYFQFE; encoded by the coding sequence ATGCCAATAATAAAAATAAAAGAAACTGAATCATTTGAGTACGCTTTAAGGCGTTTTAAAAGGTTGTGTGAAAAAGTGGGAATTGTTAATGAATTAAAGAAACGCAAGTATTACGAAAAGCCCACCACAGAACGCAAAAGAAAGAAATTAGCTGCGATCAAACGAAGTCAGCGAAAGCCTCGGATTCCTGAGTATTTTCAATTTGAGTAA
- the tsaD gene encoding tRNA (adenosine(37)-N6)-threonylcarbamoyltransferase complex transferase subunit TsaD, whose protein sequence is MLTLGIETSCDETAVALYCDKKMGIVREVLRTQIDIHSVHGGVVPELASREHQTYLPALLGELFKQESISLQDISLIACTQGPGLLGSLLVGFTYARTLACFADKPFIGINHLEAHVTTCQLEHKKIIYPHLCLLVSGGHTQLIAVTGPGCYYCLGETRDDACGEAFDKGATLLGLPYPGGPSLAKLADEFPEDEVIIKNQLLFKVPFFSKGKHSARRHFDFSFSGLKTQLRVYLEKNPATSMSENEKRKIAYHYQEAIVQSLTDTIVRALEQWRVSQVVIAGGVSANKRLRLVLLDKLTSLGVSMLVSSSNLCTDNAKMIAHLGYVRRKQAIIPGSSSGAPLRDPYVQPLAKWRLDELSPIT, encoded by the coding sequence ATGTTAACCCTTGGAATTGAGACTTCTTGCGATGAGACCGCGGTGGCGCTTTATTGCGATAAGAAAATGGGGATCGTACGGGAAGTACTTCGAACGCAAATAGATATCCATTCGGTACATGGTGGAGTGGTGCCAGAGTTGGCGAGTCGCGAACATCAAACGTATTTACCGGCCTTACTTGGCGAACTCTTCAAACAAGAGTCAATTTCTCTTCAAGATATTTCGTTAATTGCCTGTACCCAAGGCCCTGGCTTGCTTGGGTCATTATTGGTGGGATTTACTTATGCTCGAACATTGGCCTGTTTTGCGGATAAACCTTTTATTGGTATAAATCATTTAGAAGCGCATGTAACTACATGCCAGTTAGAACATAAAAAAATAATCTACCCTCATTTATGTTTGCTCGTTTCAGGTGGGCACACTCAACTTATCGCAGTGACTGGACCAGGTTGTTACTATTGTTTGGGTGAAACGAGAGATGACGCATGTGGGGAGGCGTTTGATAAAGGCGCAACATTACTTGGGTTGCCATATCCAGGTGGTCCCTCACTGGCAAAATTAGCTGATGAGTTCCCTGAAGATGAAGTAATCATTAAAAATCAATTACTTTTTAAAGTACCTTTTTTTTCTAAGGGTAAACATAGCGCAAGGCGTCATTTTGATTTTAGTTTCAGCGGTCTTAAAACCCAATTGCGAGTTTATTTAGAAAAAAATCCAGCGACTTCCATGAGTGAAAATGAAAAAAGAAAAATCGCGTATCATTATCAAGAAGCTATCGTACAAAGTTTGACTGATACGATAGTGAGAGCCTTAGAGCAATGGAGAGTCTCTCAGGTGGTCATTGCTGGTGGAGTAAGCGCCAATAAAAGATTGCGCCTCGTTCTGCTTGATAAGTTAACTTCATTAGGCGTCTCTATGTTGGTAAGCTCAAGCAACCTTTGTACCGATAATGCAAAAATGATTGCACACCTCGGTTATGTACGGAGGAAACAGGCAATTATACCGGGTAGCTCATCCGGCGCTCCCCTGCGCGATCCTTATGTGCAACCCTTAGCTAAATGGAGGTTAGATGAATTATCCCCAATTACCTGA
- a CDS encoding glycerophosphodiester phosphodiesterase family protein, whose amino-acid sequence MPKFPIAPLPAPLIAHRGYSSKAPENTYASFELAYQSGVRWLETDVQIISDNTFVLFHDEHLDRCTDMSGMVSNLTHAKLPLIDAGSWFSQEYAGEQIPVLEDFLNFVLTRNLYVNLELKLENSNADPVHYAKHFVKILQSNAEILPRVLLSSFDYQLLVAVRSRLPEVPIAYLAEEHAPDAFDKINNIQASSYHIAFQALSKQLVSDCLSRDIALRVYTVNSIKLLASLLKFIEPMRISGFFTDDPLIFITDPSEQDL is encoded by the coding sequence ATGCCTAAATTCCCCATTGCCCCACTTCCCGCGCCATTAATCGCACATCGTGGTTATTCGAGTAAAGCACCCGAAAACACATATGCAAGTTTTGAATTAGCATATCAATCTGGAGTGCGTTGGTTGGAGACTGATGTGCAGATCATCAGTGATAATACATTTGTACTTTTTCATGACGAACACTTAGATCGCTGCACTGATATGTCTGGAATGGTGAGTAATTTAACTCATGCTAAATTGCCATTAATAGATGCTGGAAGTTGGTTTTCACAAGAGTACGCTGGAGAGCAAATACCGGTATTAGAAGATTTTTTAAACTTTGTCTTAACACGAAACCTATATGTTAATTTAGAGTTAAAATTAGAAAATTCAAATGCTGACCCAGTTCATTATGCAAAACATTTTGTAAAAATATTACAGTCCAATGCTGAGATACTACCTAGGGTTCTACTAAGTAGTTTTGATTATCAGTTATTAGTGGCGGTAAGATCCCGACTACCTGAAGTTCCAATTGCATATCTTGCCGAAGAGCATGCTCCTGATGCATTTGATAAAATAAATAATATTCAAGCCTCAAGTTATCACATCGCGTTTCAAGCACTCTCCAAACAATTAGTTTCAGATTGCCTGAGTCGTGATATAGCGCTCAGAGTCTATACGGTTAATTCAATCAAGCTCTTAGCTTCACTTCTAAAATTTATTGAACCAATGCGAATTAGTGGATTCTTTACTGATGATCCTTTGATTTTTATCACAGATCCGAGTGAGCAAGATTTATGA
- the trxB gene encoding thioredoxin-disulfide reductase, whose amino-acid sequence MRHSQLIIIGSGPSGYTAGIYAARANLKPLLIQGSNPGGQLMTTTDVENWPGGKEGLLGPELMASLQEHASRMGVEIIQEHITKVNLLQRPFVLHSGEMEYQCEALIIATGASAKYLGLPSEQKYLGKGVSACATCDGFFYRNKVVAVVGGGNVAVEEALYLSKIAKLVYLIHRRDSLRAEAVLQQRIQNCFQQGTIVPCWNYAVKEITGQDFVTGVELQSTNSTTSKNLAIDGLFIAIGHTPNTALFQGQLDMDNGYISVGHNHQALTQTSVDGVFAAGDVTDHIYRQAITSAGSGCMAALDAVKFFQS is encoded by the coding sequence ATGAGACATTCGCAACTTATTATAATAGGCTCAGGCCCCTCGGGTTACACGGCTGGAATTTACGCTGCTCGGGCAAATCTCAAACCCCTCTTGATCCAAGGTTCAAACCCTGGCGGCCAGCTCATGACCACTACTGATGTAGAAAATTGGCCAGGTGGTAAAGAAGGTCTATTAGGCCCAGAACTTATGGCATCGTTACAAGAGCACGCCTCAAGAATGGGTGTGGAGATTATTCAAGAACATATCACTAAAGTAAATCTATTACAGAGACCTTTTGTTTTACATAGTGGCGAGATGGAATATCAATGTGAGGCATTAATCATTGCAACTGGCGCAAGTGCAAAATATCTGGGCTTACCTTCTGAACAAAAATATCTTGGCAAAGGGGTGAGCGCTTGTGCGACTTGCGATGGATTCTTCTATCGCAATAAAGTGGTAGCAGTGGTTGGAGGAGGTAACGTAGCAGTTGAAGAGGCACTCTATCTCTCTAAAATTGCAAAGTTGGTTTACCTTATTCACAGAAGAGACTCCTTAAGAGCCGAAGCGGTACTGCAACAAAGAATTCAAAACTGTTTCCAGCAAGGCACCATAGTTCCATGCTGGAACTACGCAGTAAAAGAAATTACTGGTCAAGATTTTGTAACTGGTGTTGAGTTACAAAGCACCAATTCAACCACCAGTAAAAACCTAGCTATAGATGGATTGTTTATTGCGATTGGCCACACTCCCAACACTGCCCTTTTTCAGGGTCAATTAGACATGGATAATGGCTATATCTCTGTCGGTCATAACCATCAAGCACTAACCCAAACAAGTGTTGATGGTGTTTTTGCTGCGGGCGATGTTACAGATCATATCTATAGACAGGCCATCACCAGTGCGGGAAGTGGGTGTATGGCTGCGCTAGACGCGGTAAAATTTTTTCAATCATAA